One Elaeis guineensis isolate ETL-2024a chromosome 10, EG11, whole genome shotgun sequence genomic window carries:
- the LOC105052293 gene encoding non-specific lipid-transfer protein 1 isoform X2, giving the protein MAGSSASMVVALVLAMALLAPPGRADAITCSDVYGDLLPCVAYVQAGGSVAPQCCSGLRSLLAAARTADDRRTACRCLKTISARFPGYVSRANTIPGKCGVSIPYKFSPSIDCSKIN; this is encoded by the exons ATGGCTGGCTCCAGTGCGAGCATGGTTGTGGCCCTTGTGCTCGCCATGGCACTGCTGGCGCCGCCTGGCAGGGCGGATGCGATAACATGCTCGGATGTGTATGGAGATCTGCTGCCTTGCGTCGCCTACGTCCAGGCGGGAGGGTCGGTGGCCCCGCAGTGCTGCAGCGGGCTGCGATCGCTGCTGGCTGCAGCTCGCACTGCGGATGACCGCCGCACTGCCTGCAGGTGCCTCAAGACCATTTCTGCGAGATTCCCTGGGTATGTCAGCCGGGCCAACACGATCCCGGGCAAGTGTGGCGTCTCCATCCCCTACAAGTTCAGCCCCTCCATTGACTGCTCTAA GATTAATTGA
- the LOC105052293 gene encoding non-specific lipid-transfer protein 1 isoform X1 — protein MAGSSASMVVALVLAMALLAPPGRADAITCSDVYGDLLPCVAYVQAGGSVAPQCCSGLRSLLAAARTADDRRTACRCLKTISARFPGYVSRANTIPGKCGVSIPYKFSPSIDCSNRIN, from the exons ATGGCTGGCTCCAGTGCGAGCATGGTTGTGGCCCTTGTGCTCGCCATGGCACTGCTGGCGCCGCCTGGCAGGGCGGATGCGATAACATGCTCGGATGTGTATGGAGATCTGCTGCCTTGCGTCGCCTACGTCCAGGCGGGAGGGTCGGTGGCCCCGCAGTGCTGCAGCGGGCTGCGATCGCTGCTGGCTGCAGCTCGCACTGCGGATGACCGCCGCACTGCCTGCAGGTGCCTCAAGACCATTTCTGCGAGATTCCCTGGGTATGTCAGCCGGGCCAACACGATCCCGGGCAAGTGTGGCGTCTCCATCCCCTACAAGTTCAGCCCCTCCATTGACTGCTCTAA CAGGATTAATTGA